The Vibrio kanaloae genome has a window encoding:
- the parE gene encoding DNA topoisomerase IV subunit B, whose amino-acid sequence MTEQYNAKDLEVLEGLDPVRHRPGMYTETERPNHLAQEVIDNSVDEALAGHAKKIKVVLHADQSLEVTDDGRGMPVDIHPEKGISGVELILTKLHSGGKFSNNNYKFSGGLHGVGISVVNALSKRVEVTVRREGQVHEIALEGGHAVTELTVTGTCGNRNSGTSVHFWPDPKYFDSPKFSTLRLINNLRAKAVLCPGLEITFVDKVGGEEHKWFYEDGLKDYLAEGVKGYTLLPEDPYVGEFVAETEMANWAIIWQPEGGEMITESYVNLVPTKQGGTHVNGLRQGLLDAMREFCEFRNLLPRGVKLTGDDIFDRCSYVLSVKMQDPQFAGQTKERLSSRQTAAFVSGVVKDAFSLWLNEKPQLAEQLAEACIANAHRRMRASKKVVRKKIASGPALPGKLTDCSVQDLSRTEIFFVEGDSAGGSAKQARDREFQAVMPLRGKILNTWEVSADQVLASQEVHDISVALGIDPDNDDLSGLRYGKICILADADSDGLHIATLLCALFTRHFPALVAEGHIYVAMPPLYRIDCGKEVFYALDDAEKDGVLERLSQKKAKINVQRFKGLGEMNPLQLRETTMDPNTRRLVQLTIDDSEATNEMMDMLLGKKRADDRRTWLQTNGDMAEV is encoded by the coding sequence TGCGACACCGCCCGGGAATGTATACCGAGACAGAAAGACCGAACCACCTTGCCCAAGAAGTCATTGATAACTCGGTCGATGAAGCATTAGCAGGACACGCTAAGAAAATTAAAGTTGTGCTTCATGCAGACCAATCGCTAGAAGTTACTGATGATGGCCGTGGTATGCCCGTTGATATTCACCCTGAAAAAGGGATTTCTGGTGTTGAGTTGATCCTAACTAAGCTCCACTCCGGCGGTAAATTCTCAAACAATAACTACAAGTTTTCTGGTGGTTTACACGGTGTTGGTATCTCGGTTGTAAACGCACTTTCAAAACGCGTTGAAGTGACTGTGCGCCGAGAAGGCCAGGTTCACGAGATCGCACTTGAAGGTGGTCATGCCGTAACAGAACTGACCGTAACAGGTACTTGCGGCAATCGTAACAGTGGTACATCCGTACATTTCTGGCCTGATCCTAAGTACTTTGATAGTCCTAAATTTTCGACACTTCGCCTTATCAACAACCTACGAGCGAAAGCAGTACTTTGCCCTGGTTTAGAAATCACCTTTGTCGACAAAGTGGGTGGTGAAGAACACAAATGGTTCTATGAAGATGGTTTAAAAGATTATCTTGCAGAGGGAGTGAAAGGTTACACCTTACTGCCTGAAGACCCGTATGTCGGTGAGTTTGTTGCTGAAACGGAAATGGCGAATTGGGCGATCATCTGGCAGCCAGAAGGCGGTGAAATGATCACCGAGAGTTACGTGAACTTAGTACCGACCAAACAAGGTGGTACACACGTAAACGGTCTCCGCCAAGGCCTGCTTGATGCAATGCGTGAGTTCTGTGAATTCCGCAACCTTCTGCCTCGTGGCGTGAAGTTAACCGGTGACGATATCTTCGACCGTTGTTCGTACGTACTATCGGTGAAGATGCAAGATCCGCAGTTTGCTGGTCAAACAAAAGAGCGTCTATCTTCTCGTCAAACTGCAGCTTTTGTTTCTGGTGTCGTAAAAGACGCGTTTAGCCTCTGGTTGAATGAAAAGCCACAATTAGCAGAACAACTAGCTGAAGCTTGCATTGCGAATGCGCACCGCCGTATGCGCGCGAGCAAAAAGGTTGTGCGTAAGAAGATCGCGTCAGGCCCAGCACTGCCGGGTAAGCTTACCGACTGTTCGGTTCAGGATTTAAGCCGCACTGAGATCTTCTTCGTGGAAGGGGACTCTGCGGGTGGCTCTGCGAAACAAGCGCGTGACCGTGAGTTCCAAGCAGTGATGCCACTTCGCGGTAAGATCTTAAATACATGGGAAGTATCTGCTGACCAAGTATTGGCTTCACAAGAAGTACACGACATCTCGGTTGCTTTGGGTATTGATCCTGACAATGATGATTTGTCAGGCCTGCGTTACGGTAAAATCTGTATCCTTGCCGATGCAGACTCGGATGGTCTTCATATCGCGACACTGCTCTGTGCACTGTTTACTCGCCATTTCCCTGCTTTGGTTGCAGAAGGGCACATCTATGTGGCAATGCCTCCTCTGTATCGTATCGATTGCGGTAAAGAAGTGTTCTACGCACTCGATGATGCAGAGAAAGATGGTGTGCTTGAGCGACTATCGCAGAAGAAAGCCAAAATTAACGTGCAACGATTCAAAGGTCTGGGTGAAATGAATCCACTTCAATTGCGCGAAACCACCATGGATCCAAATACTCGTCGCCTTGTTCAATTAACGATTGATGACAGCGAAGCGACCAATGAGATGATGGACATGCTGCTTGGTAAGAAACGTGCAGATGATCGCCGTACATGGCTACAGACTAACGGTGATATGGCCGAGGTATAA